The following proteins come from a genomic window of Pseudomonas sp. MAG733B:
- a CDS encoding DUF1329 domain-containing protein: MRKMILQLGTALALSVLAVNVMAAVSPEEANKLGTTLTPLGGEKAGNADGSIPPWTGGIPKNAGAVDSKGFLADPFANEKPLFTITAATVDKHKDKLSDGQIAMFKRYPETYKIPVYPSHRTAALPPEVYEAAKRSALNVTPTNDGNGLANFTGNRYYAFPIPKNGVEVIWNHITRYHGGNLRRTITQATPQSNGDFTVIRFKDEVAVPSLLGDLKPGSDDNVLNYFKQEVTAPARLAGNVLLVHETLDQVQEPRKAWIYNAGQRRVRRAPQVAYDGVGTSSDGLRTTDNFDMFSGAPDRYDWKLIGKKEMYIPYNSYKLDSPDLKYTDVIKAGHINQDLTRYELHRVWEVVATVKPNERHVYAKRHMYIDEDTWQVALADHYDGRGQLWRVAEGHAQFYYDHQVPAYTVEALYDLIAGRYIALGMKNEEKRSFEFNIAAKAGDYTPAALRSTGVR, from the coding sequence ATGCGCAAGATGATTCTGCAATTGGGCACCGCCCTGGCCTTGAGCGTGCTGGCCGTCAATGTGATGGCAGCGGTGTCTCCGGAAGAAGCGAACAAGCTCGGCACCACGCTCACGCCGCTGGGGGGCGAGAAGGCCGGTAATGCAGATGGCTCGATTCCGCCGTGGACCGGCGGCATTCCGAAAAACGCTGGCGCGGTGGACAGCAAGGGTTTCCTCGCCGATCCGTTCGCCAATGAAAAACCGCTGTTCACCATCACCGCGGCGACGGTCGACAAGCACAAGGACAAGCTGTCCGACGGGCAGATCGCGATGTTCAAGCGCTATCCCGAAACCTACAAGATTCCGGTCTATCCAAGTCATCGCACGGCAGCGCTGCCGCCGGAAGTTTATGAGGCGGCCAAGCGCAGTGCGCTTAACGTAACGCCGACCAACGATGGTAACGGCCTGGCCAATTTCACCGGCAATCGCTATTACGCCTTCCCGATTCCGAAGAACGGCGTCGAGGTGATCTGGAACCACATCACCCGTTATCACGGCGGCAATTTGCGTCGCACCATTACCCAGGCAACACCACAATCCAACGGTGACTTCACCGTTATCCGCTTCAAGGACGAAGTGGCCGTGCCGTCGCTGCTGGGGGATTTGAAACCGGGCAGCGATGACAACGTGCTCAACTATTTCAAACAGGAAGTGACCGCGCCGGCGCGGTTGGCGGGCAACGTGCTGCTGGTTCACGAAACCCTCGATCAGGTCCAGGAACCGCGCAAGGCGTGGATCTACAACGCCGGACAGCGGCGCGTGCGACGTGCACCGCAAGTGGCGTATGACGGTGTGGGCACCTCGTCCGATGGATTGCGCACCACCGACAACTTCGACATGTTTTCCGGCGCCCCGGACCGCTACGACTGGAAGCTGATCGGCAAGAAGGAAATGTACATTCCGTACAACAGCTACAAACTCGACTCGCCTGACCTGAAATACACCGATGTGATCAAGGCCGGTCACATCAATCAGGACCTGACCCGCTATGAATTGCACCGGGTCTGGGAAGTGGTGGCCACGGTCAAGCCCAATGAGCGGCACGTTTACGCCAAGCGCCACATGTACATCGACGAAGACACCTGGCAGGTGGCGCTGGCCGATCACTATGACGGTCGCGGTCAACTCTGGCGGGTGGCCGAAGGGCATGCGCAGTTCTACTACGATCATCAGGTGCCGGCCTATACCGTCGAAGCGCTGTATGACCTGATTGCCGGTCGCTACATCGCCCTCGGGATGAAGAACGAGGAGAAACGCAGCTTCGAATTCAACATCGCGGCAAAAGCCGGGGACTACACGCCAGCGGCACTGCGGAGTACGGGTGTGAGGTAA
- a CDS encoding class II aldolase/adducin family protein, producing the protein MSVAPVQSPQSVKDLVSPAEWQARVDLAACYRLVAQHGWDDLIFTHISAKVPGTEDFLINPFGMMFHEITASSLVKVDQAGNKLMDSPYEINPAGYTIHSAVHEVRHDVVCVLHTHTASGVAVSAQKQGILPISQQSLFVLSSLAYHAYEGVALNHEEKARLQADLGENNFLMLHNHGLLTCGSSIADTFLMMFTFQRACDIQVMAQTGGAELIAIEPQILAGAKAMIAGVTKSAQGMGGALAWPALLRKLDKQDPGYKL; encoded by the coding sequence GTGAGCGTAGCCCCCGTCCAATCGCCCCAGAGTGTCAAAGACCTGGTCAGCCCCGCCGAATGGCAGGCCCGCGTCGACCTCGCGGCCTGTTATCGCCTGGTGGCCCAGCATGGCTGGGATGATCTGATTTTCACCCACATCTCCGCCAAAGTTCCGGGCACCGAAGACTTCCTGATCAATCCGTTCGGCATGATGTTCCACGAGATCACCGCGTCGAGCCTGGTCAAGGTCGATCAGGCCGGCAACAAGCTGATGGACAGCCCTTACGAGATCAACCCGGCGGGCTACACCATCCACAGCGCGGTGCACGAAGTCCGTCACGATGTCGTCTGCGTGCTGCACACCCACACCGCATCCGGCGTCGCGGTGTCGGCGCAGAAACAAGGGATTTTGCCGATCAGCCAGCAGTCGTTGTTCGTCCTCTCCAGCCTGGCGTATCACGCTTACGAAGGCGTTGCGCTCAACCACGAAGAGAAAGCGCGACTGCAAGCCGACCTCGGCGAGAACAATTTCCTGATGCTGCACAACCACGGTCTGCTGACCTGCGGCAGCAGCATTGCCGACACGTTCCTGATGATGTTCACCTTCCAGCGCGCCTGCGATATCCAGGTCATGGCGCAGACCGGCGGCGCCGAACTGATCGCCATCGAACCGCAGATTCTGGCGGGAGCCAAGGCGATGATCGCCGGTGTCACAAAAAGTGCTCAAGGCATGGGCGGAGCGCTGGCGTGGCCGGCGTTGCTGCGCAAACTCGATAAACAAGACCCGGGATACAAACTCTAA
- a CDS encoding DUF1302 domain-containing protein, whose translation MTKTTMRAIFTPQALAAAVALGCCAQAQAVSFNIGEIEGTFDSSLSVGASWGMRDADDALVGTVNGGSGQASTGDDGRQNFKKGETFSKIFKGIHDLELKYGDTGVFVRGKYWYDFELKDEDRPFKPISDHNRKEGSKSSGGQILDAFVYHNYSIADLPGTVRAGKQVVSWGESTFIGNSINSINPVDVSAFRRPGAEIKEGLIPVNMLFASQGLTDKLTVEGFYQLEWDQTVVDNCGTFFGVDVVADGCDKGYTVASPAIAPLQPVAAAFGQGFEVTKEGVVVPRGGDRDARDSGQWGTALRWLGDDTEYGLYFMNYHSRTPNVGTTTAGLATLATIPRIVTTANGIAPGSGSGLAQSVMLGRGQYYLEYPEDIRLYGVSFATTLSTGTAWSGEISYRPNLPVQVNTNDLTLAMLNPIAGGTASPIATSPGADNKGYRRKEVTQVQSTLTHFIDQIAGADRLTLVGEAAVVHVGGLESRSNLRYGRDSVYGQYGFGGDTDGFVTSTSWGYRARAILDYNNVIAGINFKPNLSWSHDVAGYGPNGLFNEGAKAVSLGVDADYRNTYTASLSYTDFFGGDYNVLEDRDFVALSFGVNF comes from the coding sequence ATGACAAAAACAACAATGCGCGCCATCTTCACACCGCAGGCGCTGGCCGCTGCGGTTGCCTTGGGCTGTTGTGCCCAGGCGCAGGCTGTTTCATTCAACATCGGGGAAATCGAAGGGACGTTCGACTCTTCGCTGTCGGTCGGCGCGAGTTGGGGCATGCGCGATGCGGACGATGCCCTGGTGGGCACGGTCAACGGTGGTAGCGGGCAGGCGTCGACCGGCGACGACGGGCGGCAGAATTTCAAGAAAGGCGAAACCTTTTCGAAGATTTTCAAAGGTATCCACGACCTCGAACTGAAGTACGGCGATACCGGTGTGTTCGTGCGCGGCAAGTACTGGTACGACTTTGAGCTCAAGGACGAAGACCGGCCGTTCAAGCCGATCAGTGATCACAATCGCAAAGAGGGTTCCAAGTCGTCAGGTGGGCAAATCCTCGATGCGTTCGTCTATCACAACTATTCCATCGCCGATCTGCCGGGCACTGTGCGTGCGGGTAAACAGGTGGTCAGTTGGGGCGAAAGTACTTTCATCGGCAACTCGATCAACAGCATCAACCCGGTGGACGTTTCCGCTTTCCGTCGTCCGGGCGCCGAGATCAAGGAAGGGCTGATTCCGGTCAACATGTTGTTTGCTTCCCAAGGCCTGACGGACAAGTTGACGGTGGAAGGTTTCTATCAGCTGGAGTGGGACCAGACCGTCGTCGACAACTGCGGTACCTTCTTCGGGGTCGACGTGGTGGCGGACGGATGCGACAAGGGTTACACCGTCGCCAGCCCGGCCATTGCCCCGTTGCAGCCGGTAGCCGCTGCGTTTGGACAAGGTTTTGAGGTGACCAAGGAAGGCGTGGTCGTTCCCCGTGGCGGCGACCGTGATGCCCGCGATTCCGGGCAGTGGGGCACGGCGCTGCGCTGGCTCGGTGACGACACCGAGTACGGCCTGTATTTCATGAACTACCACAGTCGCACACCGAACGTCGGCACGACAACCGCCGGCCTTGCGACGCTTGCGACCATTCCGCGCATCGTGACCACGGCCAACGGCATTGCCCCTGGCAGTGGTTCGGGGCTGGCGCAAAGCGTGATGCTCGGGCGCGGCCAGTATTACCTCGAATACCCTGAAGACATTCGCTTGTACGGCGTGAGTTTCGCCACCACGTTGTCCACCGGTACGGCGTGGTCCGGCGAAATCAGCTATCGGCCGAATCTACCGGTGCAGGTCAACACCAACGACCTGACCCTGGCGATGCTCAACCCTATCGCCGGTGGCACGGCATCGCCCATCGCCACCTCACCCGGCGCCGACAACAAAGGCTATCGGCGCAAGGAAGTGACGCAGGTGCAGAGCACCCTGACGCACTTCATCGACCAGATTGCCGGTGCAGATCGCCTGACCCTGGTGGGCGAAGCGGCGGTGGTGCATGTCGGTGGCCTGGAATCCCGTAGCAACCTGCGCTACGGCCGCGACTCGGTGTACGGCCAGTATGGTTTCGGTGGTGACACCGACGGTTTCGTGACCTCGACCTCGTGGGGTTATCGGGCCCGGGCGATCCTCGATTACAACAACGTGATCGCCGGGATCAACTTCAAACCCAACCTGTCGTGGTCCCACGACGTCGCCGGTTACGGCCCCAACGGGTTGTTCAACGAGGGCGCCAAGGCCGTCAGCCTCGGCGTCGATGCGGACTACCGCAACACCTACACCGCAAGCCTCAGTTACACCGATTTCTTCGGTGGTGACTACAACGTGCTCGAAGACCGCGACTTCGTGGCGCTGAGCTTTGGCGTGAACTTCTGA
- a CDS encoding flavodoxin codes for MKVAIISGSVYGTAEEVARHAASILKEAGFETSYNPRASLADIQAFGPEAFLAVTSTTGMGELPDNLQPLYFSIRDQLPAAWRGLPGAVIALGDASYGDTFCGGGELMHELFGELGIREVLPMLRLDASESVNPEGDAEPWLAELVGALRG; via the coding sequence ATGAAAGTCGCCATCATTTCCGGCTCGGTGTACGGCACGGCTGAAGAAGTCGCCCGGCATGCCGCCAGCATTTTGAAGGAAGCCGGTTTCGAAACTTCGTATAACCCGCGTGCAAGCCTTGCCGATATCCAGGCCTTCGGTCCCGAAGCCTTTCTGGCAGTAACCTCGACCACGGGCATGGGCGAGTTGCCGGATAATCTGCAGCCGCTGTATTTCTCGATTCGCGACCAGTTGCCTGCTGCCTGGCGTGGCTTGCCGGGTGCGGTGATCGCGCTGGGTGATGCTAGTTATGGCGATACGTTCTGCGGTGGCGGCGAGTTGATGCATGAGTTGTTCGGTGAGCTGGGCATCCGCGAAGTGCTGCCGATGCTGCGTCTGGACGCCAGCGAAAGCGTGAACCCGGAAGGCGATGCCGAGCCTTGGCTGGCGGAACTGGTCGGCGCTCTGCGCGGCTGA
- a CDS encoding MerR family transcriptional regulator, producing MPVLTDVAPGVSHTRSLDREELFPIREVARLTGVNPVTLRAWERRYGLIVPTRTESGHRLYSMTDIERVRSILDWIERGVAVSKIGKILAKAAPLEALSHIIPDNLVQADYAQWQQQVQAAVSAFDDVALEQVYGQIFSSYSQPVVFQDILIPLWKQMLQRQESFGGTSEWLFFDGFLRSRVLQRLLLIRDKQPRRVIVSALAGQCRELELLIAALFLSSGQTGVRVFTIGQPFDELTLICERIKPQALVLFSNHVPSPELPRRLNRLAMSLDCPVLLAGDASDLAEESLAGSSIGCLGNEGEVMRQRLKQFLAGNLDT from the coding sequence ATGCCTGTCCTCACTGACGTTGCTCCTGGTGTGTCGCATACGCGCTCTCTTGACCGAGAGGAGCTCTTTCCCATTCGCGAAGTGGCGCGTCTGACGGGCGTCAACCCGGTCACGCTTCGCGCATGGGAGCGCCGCTATGGGCTCATCGTGCCAACGCGCACCGAAAGCGGGCATCGCCTGTATTCGATGACCGATATTGAACGCGTGCGCAGCATTCTCGACTGGATCGAACGTGGTGTGGCGGTCAGCAAGATCGGCAAGATACTGGCCAAGGCCGCACCGCTTGAGGCCCTGTCCCACATCATTCCAGACAACCTCGTGCAAGCCGACTATGCGCAATGGCAGCAGCAGGTCCAGGCAGCGGTGAGTGCGTTTGACGATGTGGCGCTGGAACAGGTCTACGGGCAGATTTTTTCCAGTTACTCCCAGCCGGTCGTGTTCCAGGACATCCTGATCCCGCTCTGGAAGCAGATGCTGCAACGGCAGGAGTCTTTCGGCGGGACGAGCGAGTGGTTGTTCTTCGATGGTTTTCTGCGATCAAGGGTACTGCAGCGCTTGCTGTTGATCCGTGACAAGCAACCACGGCGCGTGATCGTCAGCGCCCTGGCAGGTCAGTGCCGGGAGCTTGAGTTGCTGATTGCCGCCCTGTTCCTGAGCAGCGGGCAAACCGGTGTGCGCGTGTTTACCATTGGCCAGCCGTTCGACGAATTGACGCTGATCTGCGAAAGAATCAAGCCCCAGGCGCTGGTGCTGTTTTCCAATCACGTCCCTTCACCTGAACTTCCACGGCGTTTGAATCGCCTGGCGATGAGCCTGGATTGTCCGGTGTTGCTGGCCGGCGATGCGTCGGATCTGGCCGAGGAAAGCCTGGCCGGATCATCGATCGGGTGCTTGGGAAATGAGGGCGAAGTGATGCGCCAGCGACTCAAACAGTTCCTGGCGGGCAACCTCGATACTTGA
- a CDS encoding alpha/beta hydrolase, protein MALAEIPLSVWRKRSQTFVFRGQPIRYWAAGQGEPLLLIHGFPSASWDWHYLWQPLAQRYRVIACDMLGFGDSAKPVNHDYSLLKQADLQQALLAYLGVEQPLHVLAHDYGDSVAQELLARHYESQINLASCVFLNGGLFPETHRPVLMQKLLLSPLGWMIGRAFSRDGLVKSFRQIFGPQTRPSESQMDDFWSLIESNHGPRIMHKLITYIPERRTQRERWVSAMQRGEVPLRVIDGEVDPISGAHMVARYRELIPNPDAVLLSDIGHYPQIEAPCQVLKHYLAFRDQLLSPPLKVACS, encoded by the coding sequence ATGGCACTCGCCGAGATTCCCCTGTCGGTCTGGCGCAAACGCAGCCAGACATTCGTCTTCCGCGGCCAGCCCATTCGTTATTGGGCGGCGGGGCAGGGTGAACCGCTGCTGCTCATTCATGGCTTTCCCAGCGCCAGTTGGGACTGGCATTACCTGTGGCAGCCGCTGGCTCAGCGCTATCGCGTGATCGCCTGCGACATGCTCGGTTTCGGCGACTCGGCCAAACCGGTGAACCACGACTACAGCTTGCTCAAGCAGGCTGATCTGCAACAGGCGCTGTTGGCTTACCTGGGTGTCGAACAACCGCTGCATGTGCTGGCCCACGATTATGGCGACAGCGTGGCTCAGGAACTCTTGGCCCGGCATTACGAATCACAGATCAATCTCGCCAGCTGTGTGTTCCTCAACGGCGGCCTGTTCCCCGAAACCCATCGTCCGGTGTTGATGCAAAAGCTGCTGCTCAGTCCCTTGGGCTGGATGATCGGCCGCGCGTTCAGCCGTGATGGACTGGTGAAGAGTTTCCGCCAGATCTTCGGTCCACAGACCCGTCCCAGTGAAAGCCAGATGGATGACTTCTGGAGCTTGATCGAAAGCAATCACGGCCCACGGATCATGCACAAACTAATCACCTACATTCCCGAGCGGCGCACACAGCGCGAGCGTTGGGTCAGCGCGATGCAGCGCGGTGAAGTGCCGCTGCGGGTGATCGATGGCGAGGTCGACCCGATCTCCGGCGCACACATGGTCGCGCGCTACCGGGAGCTGATTCCCAACCCGGACGCGGTCCTGCTAAGCGACATCGGGCATTACCCGCAGATCGAGGCGCCGTGCCAGGTGCTCAAGCATTACCTGGCGTTTCGCGATCAATTGCTGTCGCCGCCGCTCAAGGTGGCCTGTTCCTGA
- a CDS encoding bacteriocin immunity protein, protein MSNSNISNYTESEFLEFLTTICESKFATEKEQIDAVLLFEELTEHPDGSDLIYYADSDEDSTPEAIIIKVSAWRASNGKPGFKEEK, encoded by the coding sequence ATGAGTAATTCCAACATCTCCAACTATACCGAAAGCGAATTTCTTGAATTCCTTACTACAATCTGCGAATCGAAGTTTGCGACTGAAAAAGAACAAATAGATGCAGTACTTTTATTTGAAGAGCTGACGGAGCACCCAGACGGGTCTGACTTAATTTACTACGCTGACTCAGATGAAGATTCAACACCCGAAGCCATCATTATAAAAGTGTCCGCTTGGCGGGCTTCCAACGGAAAACCAGGTTTTAAAGAAGAAAAATAA
- a CDS encoding S-type pyocin domain-containing protein yields the protein MQKLPGPPRPNSSRPGYLEIDGYIDIRDVAPDNIIIPPKGSSHLRNGPFGINRAESFVQNRATIVRTINELEQAYQVRSSQLSQTLEADLAAVRSEGPNDPVAPLPSLVRELRVLNTLHQRKTAELHSKTAMANAFYGGDPFNWNIHDFMLKATKREYWPGPNGIAMQALNQSLRAAIDARLLNQTLQSLQQRTISLQHTFSVMQADEQARLATEQAALRIAAEQARIRAEAEALVHAQEQARLAALADAERVAAEQARIAAEAAAQYFAAEQARLEAEAEVQRQAEQLRLENERQAEEQALREAMESSNSVQGPFAISGAAAASGPVFTLATGRLATNTATTLAIRTSLQTGATAVMTAAATSASVVLVGFAALLFPSPLGDGESRQLNVPLRDLVPDDMHAWSLSLEEYEPDNLHALSIPLSDLTFGEFHDLHAIAEANGEIELPVAIGSKSVGNTTEFFVAATNGISVSGKVPVRLATYDPNLNLYTAYNPDAPSIGMTWTPIVRPSNASTYFPASAPNTAVYDGTTLTALEGRTDSFPELDLYSFGGFITVFPAESGIPPTFTMFRDRRGEPGVASGYGEPISGIWLGPASQGDGAVIPNQIADKLRGRDFPNFRAFREALWKAAANDPELSKQFSANNIEEMKHGRAPFSRKNDRVGGQVKFEMHHVNHISKGGEVYDIDNIRVVTPKRHSELHKGGK from the coding sequence ATGCAGAAGCTACCTGGACCACCACGTCCCAATTCATCAAGACCCGGTTACCTGGAAATTGATGGCTATATCGATATAAGAGACGTTGCGCCTGACAACATCATTATCCCACCTAAAGGATCAAGTCATCTTAGAAATGGTCCATTTGGAATTAATCGAGCAGAAAGCTTCGTTCAAAATCGGGCAACGATCGTACGGACAATCAACGAACTCGAACAAGCCTATCAAGTTAGGAGTAGCCAACTATCCCAAACCCTAGAGGCGGATCTGGCTGCGGTAAGATCAGAGGGCCCTAATGATCCAGTTGCGCCATTGCCGTCACTAGTCCGTGAACTAAGAGTGCTAAATACTCTTCACCAACGAAAAACCGCCGAACTCCATAGCAAAACTGCGATGGCGAATGCCTTTTATGGGGGAGATCCATTCAACTGGAATATTCACGATTTCATGTTGAAAGCCACAAAAAGGGAGTATTGGCCGGGACCGAACGGCATCGCCATGCAGGCCCTGAATCAATCACTCAGAGCCGCAATCGATGCCAGACTGCTGAATCAAACCTTGCAATCGCTCCAACAGCGAACCATCAGCCTTCAACACACCTTCAGTGTCATGCAAGCTGATGAACAGGCGCGATTGGCAACTGAACAGGCAGCACTACGTATTGCCGCTGAGCAGGCACGTATCAGGGCGGAAGCTGAAGCGCTGGTACATGCTCAAGAGCAGGCGCGATTAGCCGCATTGGCAGACGCCGAGCGAGTGGCCGCCGAACAAGCCCGGATTGCCGCGGAGGCCGCCGCTCAGTACTTCGCGGCTGAACAGGCTCGCCTCGAAGCCGAGGCAGAGGTTCAACGACAAGCTGAACAACTGCGCCTCGAAAATGAACGGCAAGCAGAAGAACAAGCGCTTCGTGAGGCAATGGAATCGTCGAATTCCGTTCAAGGCCCGTTTGCCATATCGGGCGCGGCGGCGGCAAGTGGTCCGGTGTTCACTTTGGCAACGGGGCGCCTCGCAACCAATACAGCCACGACTTTGGCCATCAGAACTTCCCTGCAAACCGGAGCAACCGCTGTGATGACCGCAGCGGCGACATCAGCGAGCGTGGTCCTTGTCGGATTCGCGGCACTGCTGTTTCCCTCGCCATTGGGTGACGGCGAAAGCCGTCAATTGAACGTCCCACTTCGGGATCTGGTGCCCGACGATATGCATGCCTGGTCCCTCTCGCTGGAGGAATACGAGCCCGATAATCTCCACGCTTTGAGCATTCCACTTTCGGATCTCACATTTGGTGAGTTCCATGATTTACATGCCATTGCTGAGGCCAATGGAGAAATCGAACTGCCAGTCGCCATCGGCTCCAAATCTGTGGGTAATACAACGGAATTCTTCGTCGCTGCCACCAATGGCATTTCGGTGTCGGGCAAAGTCCCTGTTCGGCTCGCCACATACGATCCAAACCTCAACCTTTACACCGCTTACAATCCAGACGCCCCGTCGATTGGCATGACATGGACGCCGATAGTCAGGCCCAGCAACGCGTCAACCTACTTCCCGGCAAGCGCGCCGAACACTGCCGTTTATGACGGCACTACCCTAACAGCCCTTGAAGGGAGGACTGATTCATTTCCGGAGCTGGACCTTTACAGCTTTGGTGGCTTCATTACTGTTTTTCCGGCGGAATCGGGAATTCCTCCGACCTTCACGATGTTCCGGGATCGGCGGGGTGAGCCCGGTGTTGCCAGCGGGTATGGGGAACCAATATCGGGCATTTGGTTGGGACCAGCCTCGCAAGGTGATGGTGCGGTGATCCCCAATCAAATTGCGGATAAACTCAGAGGACGAGACTTTCCGAATTTTAGAGCATTTAGAGAGGCACTCTGGAAAGCTGCTGCTAACGACCCTGAATTATCCAAACAATTTAGCGCTAACAACATCGAGGAGATGAAACACGGAAGGGCCCCTTTTTCACGTAAAAACGATAGAGTGGGTGGACAAGTAAAGTTTGAGATGCATCATGTGAATCACATTTCTAAAGGCGGTGAGGTCTACGACATCGACAACATTCGAGTTGTCACTCCAAAACGACACTCCGAGCTACACAAAGGAGGAAAATAA
- a CDS encoding SDR family oxidoreductase produces MNESVRFEDKVVIITGAGGGLGRAHALLFAKQGAKVLVNDLGGSAQGEGANASAADRVVAEIREAGGTAVANHDSVTDGDKLVQHALDAFGRVDVVVNNAGILRDKTFHKMDDADWDLVYRVHVEGAYKVTRAAWPHMREQNYGRVIFTASTSGIYGNFGQSNYGMAKLGLYGLTRTLAIEGRKNNILVNAIAPTGGTRMTEGLIPPQVFEQLKPELVSPLVVYLASENCQETSGLFEVGGGWMGKVRWERSLGAGFDPREGFSPEDVAAHWQQICDFEGAAHPKDNIEALKEMMGNLQKYSI; encoded by the coding sequence ATGAACGAGTCTGTGCGCTTCGAAGATAAAGTCGTGATCATCACCGGTGCAGGTGGCGGCCTGGGACGGGCGCACGCACTGCTGTTCGCCAAACAGGGCGCGAAAGTGCTGGTCAACGATCTCGGCGGCTCGGCTCAAGGCGAAGGCGCGAACGCTTCGGCAGCGGATCGCGTGGTCGCGGAAATTCGCGAGGCCGGCGGCACTGCCGTGGCCAACCACGACTCGGTCACCGACGGCGACAAACTGGTCCAGCACGCCCTCGACGCCTTCGGCCGAGTCGACGTGGTGGTCAACAACGCCGGGATCTTGCGTGACAAGACTTTCCACAAAATGGACGACGCCGACTGGGACCTGGTTTACCGCGTCCACGTCGAAGGCGCCTACAAAGTCACCCGCGCCGCCTGGCCGCACATGCGCGAGCAAAACTACGGCCGGGTGATCTTCACCGCCTCCACCTCGGGCATCTACGGCAACTTCGGCCAGTCCAACTACGGCATGGCCAAACTCGGCCTCTACGGCCTGACCCGCACACTGGCCATCGAAGGCCGCAAGAACAACATCCTGGTCAACGCCATCGCCCCCACCGGCGGCACCCGCATGACCGAAGGCCTTATCCCGCCGCAAGTCTTCGAACAACTCAAACCGGAACTGGTCAGCCCGCTGGTGGTGTACCTGGCCAGCGAAAACTGCCAGGAAACCTCTGGCCTGTTCGAAGTCGGCGGCGGCTGGATGGGCAAGGTGCGTTGGGAACGCAGCCTCGGCGCCGGGTTCGATCCTCGGGAGGGGTTCTCCCCGGAAGATGTGGCGGCACACTGGCAGCAGATCTGCGACTTCGAAGGGGCGGCGCATCCGAAGGACAATATTGAGGCGTTGAAGGAGATGATGGGGAATTTGCAGAAGTATTCGATTTAA
- a CDS encoding PAS domain-containing protein, whose product MINAKLLQLAINASNDGIVIAEKEGEQDKILIYVNPAFERLTGYTSEEILYQDCRFLQSGDRDQDVLPKIRDALNSEGSCREILRNYRKDGTPFWNELSLSTVKNPSDGQVYFIGVQKDVTVQVKAQQRVVQLEAQLAEVQAELAALKATNGANKSAN is encoded by the coding sequence ATGATCAACGCAAAACTGCTGCAACTGGCCATCAACGCCTCCAACGACGGCATCGTGATTGCCGAAAAGGAAGGCGAGCAGGACAAGATCCTGATTTACGTAAATCCCGCATTCGAACGCCTGACCGGTTACACCAGCGAAGAAATCCTTTATCAGGATTGCCGTTTCCTGCAATCGGGCGATCGCGACCAAGACGTCCTGCCGAAAATTCGCGACGCATTGAACAGCGAAGGATCGTGCCGGGAAATCCTGCGTAACTACCGCAAGGACGGCACGCCCTTCTGGAATGAGCTGTCCCTTTCGACGGTAAAAAACCCGAGCGACGGCCAGGTTTATTTCATCGGCGTGCAGAAAGACGTGACCGTCCAGGTCAAGGCGCAGCAGCGTGTGGTGCAGCTTGAGGCGCAACTGGCTGAAGTTCAGGCCGAATTGGCCGCACTCAAGGCGACGAACGGCGCAAACAAATCAGCGAATTAA